Proteins encoded by one window of Silvibacterium dinghuense:
- a CDS encoding response regulator: MSNETENSRGHESDSAQALADPIRVLLLDDHLENLVLRSTILRKHGYLTETASTIHEAIQLLGEIDIAVLDYHLGAGQFGTEVANALRRQRPEVPIIILSATLERRFGGVEDMHLLKGYSSIDDLLTALRSFEAKLRGKPVVVDARDFFYSRISMAMGEDVFLEVLDRDGTWQYVNETCAKLFERSRDWFPGRNIFVEMPDLAPDWRDILHTVALTRETYIDRTYRGLLNLPSKGEEWVWNVVAFPITLHNRETGVVVTARALERKPTI, encoded by the coding sequence ATGTCCAATGAAACAGAAAATTCGCGCGGCCATGAGAGCGATTCCGCTCAGGCCCTGGCTGACCCCATCCGAGTGCTCCTGCTCGACGATCACCTGGAAAACCTCGTCCTGCGCTCGACGATTCTGCGTAAGCACGGATATCTGACCGAGACCGCATCGACGATTCACGAGGCCATCCAACTTCTCGGCGAGATCGATATCGCCGTGCTCGATTACCACCTCGGCGCCGGTCAGTTCGGCACCGAAGTGGCCAATGCACTCCGCCGGCAACGGCCCGAGGTGCCGATCATCATTCTCTCGGCAACCCTCGAGCGGCGTTTCGGCGGCGTCGAGGATATGCACCTGCTCAAGGGCTACAGCTCCATCGACGACCTGCTCACCGCACTCCGCTCCTTCGAGGCCAAGCTCCGCGGAAAACCCGTGGTGGTCGATGCCCGCGACTTCTTTTACTCGCGCATCAGCATGGCCATGGGCGAGGACGTCTTCCTCGAAGTGCTGGACCGGGATGGCACCTGGCAATATGTCAACGAAACCTGCGCCAAGCTCTTCGAACGCTCCCGGGACTGGTTCCCCGGCCGCAACATCTTCGTCGAAATGCCGGATCTTGCCCCCGACTGGCGCGATATTCTGCACACCGTGGCTTTAACGCGGGAAACCTATATCGACCGCACCTACCGCGGCCTGCTCAACCTGCCCAGCAAGGGAGAGGAGTGGGTGTGGAATGTAGTTGCTTTCCCCATTACCCTGCACAACCGGGAAACGGGCGTCGTCGTGACAGCCCGCGCCCTGGAACGCAAGCCTACGATATAG
- the fliS gene encoding flagellar export chaperone FliS, translating to MSYQQKAIAGMNPVELIVALYDGMIRFLYRAIQAIEAGDIAERRIAIKRTLDILMHLQSRLRMDIGGKSAQALSEFYAAIFALCIEGSRLASTARLKEAIACVRDVREAWQIVSKDPEVLELLRQRSAWRPAASPSLPHPSSEPESTASWSA from the coding sequence ATGAGCTACCAGCAGAAGGCGATCGCGGGTATGAACCCGGTCGAGCTGATCGTCGCCCTCTACGATGGCATGATCCGTTTTCTTTATCGGGCCATCCAGGCGATTGAAGCAGGAGATATAGCCGAGCGCCGCATCGCCATCAAGCGCACGCTCGATATCCTGATGCACCTTCAGTCGCGGCTGAGGATGGATATAGGAGGCAAGTCCGCGCAGGCGCTTTCGGAGTTTTACGCGGCGATCTTCGCGCTGTGCATTGAGGGCTCACGGCTGGCATCGACTGCGCGGCTGAAAGAGGCAATCGCCTGCGTGCGCGACGTGCGCGAAGCCTGGCAGATTGTCTCCAAAGACCCGGAAGTGCTGGAACTGCTGCGGCAGCGGTCGGCCTGGCGGCCAGCGGCATCGCCATCGCTGCCCCATCCGTCTTCGGAGCCGGAGAGCACCGCCTCGTGGTCGGCCTGA